In Amphiura filiformis chromosome 2, Afil_fr2py, whole genome shotgun sequence, one DNA window encodes the following:
- the LOC140146431 gene encoding refilin-A-like isoform X3 has translation MVLEFTESERNNNISKPGDIPSSGSYTQYWTGDCQHNNCNANMAPRPVEYSESIALTHIPSYEQVSYGCECVYKEERHYRDEVRFQPGIAPTDTRYSSTEICYNNSSYRRYRDEVFHVPDAPSNKQYSTTVFLFPKIAQETVLSSITHYPAKTVKWYKAAVHMEARDQVSVKLIHVN, from the exons ATGGTACTG gaGTTCACCGAATCCGAAAGAAACAACAATATCAGTAAACCCGGTGACATTCCGTCCTCAGGCTCTTACACACAGTATTGGACCGGAGATTGTCAGCATAATAACTGTAACGCCAATATGGCTCCTCGTCCTGTGGAATATAGCGAGAGTATTGCTCTAACACATATCCCATCATATGAACAAGTTAGCTATGGATGCGAGTGTGTGTACAAGGAGGAACGGCATTACCGAGATGAAGTAAGATTTCAACCAGGAATCGCACCCACCGATACCCGATACAGCAGTACTGAAATTTGTTACAACAATAGTTCGTATCGAAGGTATCGTGATGAAGTGTTTCATGTCCCGGATGCACCGTCCAATAAACAGTACTCTACTACGGTATTTCTCTTCCCAAAAATAGCTCAGGAGACTGTGTTAAGTTCTATAACCCACTATCCTGCCAAAACTGTGAAATGGTATAAAGCTGCTGTGCATATGGAAGCTAGGGACCAAGTGAGTGTCAAATTGATTCATGTGAATTGA
- the LOC140146431 gene encoding refilin-A-like isoform X2, protein MVKIAVQRRIVVLCTEFTESERNNNISKPGDIPSSGSYTQYWTGDCQHNNCNANMAPRPVEYSESIALTHIPSYEQVSYGCECVYKEERHYRDEVRFQPGIAPTDTRYSSTEICYNNSSYRRYRDEVFHVPDAPSNKQYSTTVFLFPKIAQETVLSSITHYPAKTVKWYKAAVHMEARDQVSVKLIHVN, encoded by the coding sequence gaGTTCACCGAATCCGAAAGAAACAACAATATCAGTAAACCCGGTGACATTCCGTCCTCAGGCTCTTACACACAGTATTGGACCGGAGATTGTCAGCATAATAACTGTAACGCCAATATGGCTCCTCGTCCTGTGGAATATAGCGAGAGTATTGCTCTAACACATATCCCATCATATGAACAAGTTAGCTATGGATGCGAGTGTGTGTACAAGGAGGAACGGCATTACCGAGATGAAGTAAGATTTCAACCAGGAATCGCACCCACCGATACCCGATACAGCAGTACTGAAATTTGTTACAACAATAGTTCGTATCGAAGGTATCGTGATGAAGTGTTTCATGTCCCGGATGCACCGTCCAATAAACAGTACTCTACTACGGTATTTCTCTTCCCAAAAATAGCTCAGGAGACTGTGTTAAGTTCTATAACCCACTATCCTGCCAAAACTGTGAAATGGTATAAAGCTGCTGTGCATATGGAAGCTAGGGACCAAGTGAGTGTCAAATTGATTCATGTGAATTGA
- the LOC140146432 gene encoding uncharacterized protein isoform X2, with amino-acid sequence MAHSTKPHHLPKLKGDKSKNGKSSALSSKSSPADVGSRTDSSPTKRRTSKSKRKPKGSQSHSSEGSRTKLTTSKNSLSTLQNSKGVQSAPVIGTRSLSSSGVSLLDKKGLMDLYALFPSESEPDKLAVSASRSSADSEQSEVAETVDESMRWENAESDPEDEAERLRVYKMNRRKRYLIDAYQKRDDKEGVLKLAKEIGGRRDDNW; translated from the exons ATGGCACACAGCACAAAACCACATCATCTTCCAAAACTGAAAGGGGACAAATCCAAGAATGGGAAGAGTAGTGCTTTGTCGTCCAAAAGCAGTCCTGCTGATGTTGGCTCTAGGACGGACTCAAGCCCTACCAAGAGGAGAAcatcaaaaa GTAAACGCAAACCTAAAGGATCACAAAGCCACTCATCAGAAGGCAGCAGGACAAAGCTAACAACTAGCAAGAACTCACTGTCGACTCTGCAGAATTCGAAAGGCGTGCAATCGGCACCCGTGATTGGGACACGCAGCTTGAGCAGTTCCGGTGTCAGTTTACTAGACAAAAAAGGACTAATGGATTTATACGCCTTATTTCCATCCGAATCCGAACCCGATAAACTTGCAGTGTCTGCTTCCCGGTCATCTGCCGATTCAGAGCAGAGCGAGGTCGCAGAAACAGTGGATGAAAGCATGCGCTGGGAAAATGCCGAATCGGATCCGGAAGATGAAGCGGAGAGGTTACGTGTGTACAAGATGAACAGGCGGAAACGGTATCTTATCGATGCGTATCAGAAACGGGACGATAAAGAGGGCGTCTTAAAACTTGCCAAAGAGATTGGTGGTCGTAGAGATGACAATTGGTGA